A portion of the Zootoca vivipara chromosome 6, rZooViv1.1, whole genome shotgun sequence genome contains these proteins:
- the ERRFI1 gene encoding ERBB receptor feedback inhibitor 1: MSTAGIAAPEMRVPLKSSFLHKGQGIGSLKPCWGGHFENPFFDMEPVAMAYNLNSSAQHHLTSIGHISDPDPAQNGGSDKPSPNGERPEDRSLVPAFGRLSLAGSDEAAPPTPIKGGPSFSFPPAPPGAERSTRPLPPLPIPEDFVHDDVDREVEFLTSSDTDLLLEECSGPAFKPAAYGRRSFRGCGQINYAYFDAPAGSKAEEPPSAKQSCGAVAVPPPPPPPAPAAHQLHRRLRRSHSGPAGSFHKPVVRVSSHFRRASPSSDDDKPEVPPRVPIPPRVLKPDYRRWSAEVASSAYSDEDKPPKVPPREPLSCSNSRTPSPKSLPSYLNGIMPPTQSFAPDPKYVSSKALQRQHSEGSRVPCILPIIENGKKVSSTHYYLLPERPPYLDRYEKFFREAEEGSSLSAEGQLPPSLWHEAPEGEAAASLAGMLNVPVKRKHLPCMVSP, translated from the exons ATgtccacggccggcattgcagctCCGGAGATGAGAGTCCCCTTGAAGAGCAGCTTCCTTCACAAGGGGCAAGGCATTGGGAGCCTGAAGCCCTGTTGGGGAGGTCATTTTGAAAA cCCTTTCTTTGACATGGAGCCCGTAGCAATGGCCTACAATCTGAACTCGTCCGCACAGCATCACTTAACGTCCATCG gcCACATTTCAGACCCTGATCCAGCACAGAACGGCGGCAGCGACAAGCCCAGCCCCAACGGCGAGAGGCCAGAGGATCGCAGCCTGGTCCCCGCCTTCGGCAGACTCTCCCTCGCTGGGTCCGACGaggcagctccccccacccccattaaggGCGGGCCGTCGTTCTCCTTTCCCCCAGCGCCTCCGGGTGCCGAGCGAAGCACCCGCCCACTGCCCCCGCTGCCCATCCCGGAGGATTTCGTGCATGACGACGTGGACCGGGAGGTGGAGTTCCTCACCAGCTCCGACACGGACCTTTTGCTGGAGGAGTGCAGTGGCCCTGCCTTCAAGCCCGCCGCGTACGGCAGGCGGAGCTTCCGGGGCTGCGGGCAAATAAACTACGCTTACTTTGACGCCCCGGCAGGATCTAAGGCAGAAGAGCCTCCCTCCGCTAAGCAGAGCTGCGGTGCTgttgctgttcctcctcctcctcctcctccggctcccgCGGCACATCAGCTCCACCGCCGGTTGCGCCGCTCACATTCCGGGCCGGCCGGGTCCTTCCACAAACCGGTGGTGAGGGTCTCCAGCCACTTCCGCCGGGCGTCTCCCAGCTCGGACGACGACAAGCCCGAGGTCCCTCCCAGAGTGCCCATCCCACCCCGGGTGTTGAAGCCCGACTACCGGAGGTGGTCTGCTGAAGTGGCTTCGAGTGCCTACAGCGACGAGGACAAACCGCCCAAGGTCCCCCCGAGGGAGCCTCTGTCCTGCAGCAACTCCCGCACGCCCAGCCCGAAGAGTCTGCCCTCATACCTCAACGGCATCATGCCACCCACCCAGAGCTTTGCCCCGGACCCCAAGTACGTCAGCAGCAAAGCTCTGCAGCGGCAGCACAGCGAGGGCAGCCGGGTGCCCTGCATCCTGCCCATCATCGAGAACGGCAAGAAGGTCAGCTCCACCCACTACTACCTGCTGCCCGAAAGGCCCCCCTACCTGGACAGGTACGAGAAGTTCTTCCGGGAAGCGGAAGAGGGCAGCAGCCTGAGCGCGGAAGGGCAGCTGCCGCCGTCCCTGTGGCACGAGGCTCCGGAAGGGGAGGCAGCAGCCAGCCTGGCCGGGATGCTCAACGTTCCGGTCAAGCGCAAGCATTTGCCCTGCATGGTGTCTCCGTAG